The stretch of DNA ggccctgcccagggAGTGTCCCCAGGTGCACAGGGCGGGAGCCAGGGGAGCGGGGTCTCGCTGGCAGGTGACGTGGGAGTGCGGGGTCCAGGCCCTGGTTGCCGGGTTCGGGAAACAAGATAGAAGGACGCCTGGGCCGACCTGTGTTTCAGACCAGGAGTCGTTGTTCAGCGTGAGAGGGGCTTTGTCTCCCCACAGAGTGTAGGCCCCAAGGGAGGCGGTCTCCAGGGGCACCTCAGGCCCCCAGCCTGTGGCGTTTGACTGGGACAGCTGCCCCTCAAGTCACAGGCATTTCTGCCTCCTCTGGGGTGTCAAGGGCAATGGGTGGAGagctccccactccccctgccaGCTGGGGTCCCACCCTTTGTAAtctagcccctcccccagcaggactAGTGATGCCCCCTCtgaatccccaccccaccccccaccaaggcCTCCTTCCCACCGCCTCTCCTGGCTGGGGCTCCCCCTCCCAACCCGCCCTCCATGGGGGCCGTGGGGAAGTGCGGGGGTGGGGATTCAGAGGAGACTTCAGGATTCGAACTGGGCTGCAGACCTGCCCCCAGCGTGGCCGCGGGCTCCTTACCTAACACACCCACCCAAACGGGTGCAGTGACCCCAGCGTCGTGGACTGGCGGGCTGCTGGGGGGCAGTGGTCCCCCAGCCTGGAGGCTGCTCCCCCAGGGCGGGCCCTTCGGTCACAGCCCCCCAAACATTCCACCACCCACCGTGGGGGCACCTCCCCCAAAtcacatctgtttctctccaggggcccctcccccagcaaggCTGTCGGTCCTCTCCTCTCCTCGGAGCCCGTGAACCCCCTGCACCCGCACCACCCCTGGCCGCCCAcgtgcctcctcctccctgcacactttccctcctgctctgggctctgggggCATCTGTCCCCCGACCCCGCCTGAGCTGGGGCGCCCCCGCGGCGGGGGTAGTAGTCCCCGCCCGGTTCTGGACTCCAAGGTCGCGGTTCCACGTGAGTGTAAGAGGGTCCCAGctaaattaaatgtaaacagtGGCTTTCAGCGAAAAGGGAGTGTCATCTTTTCTAAATTTATGATCCCCACACACGCCACCCCCCTCCAGCCCGGAGCCGGCTCCCCGCGAGGTGGCAGGAGGCCAGGGTCCCGACTGCGCCCGCGGGTGACTGCCGCAGCGCGGGCCGGGAGACAAGCCAGTCCCGGAAGGGGTCCCTTAGCAGACGGGCGCTGTGGGAGCCCCGTGGGAGGGGAACGCCGAGGCGGAGGCGGCAAGTATCGCGAGAGAGCCCCCTCTCCCGCCGCGccccgcaccccctcccaccccagcaccccggCTGGCGGCACGCGGGGCCCAGGCGGGCGGGGCGGACAGGGAAGGGGTGGTGAGGGTGACCTCAGCGGTTCCGCCGCTCCGGGAAGTCGACTCGgcccgccccctccagcccccgccccgaGTTTCGCTCTCTCCGGGGCGGGGCGAGCGGCAGGCGGCGCCGGGCCGGCCAAGTTGGAGGGCGCCCCGCCCGGCGCCCGCCGGCGCCCCGCCGTCCTCGCGCCCTCCCCGCCGGGGCGCTCTGCCCGCAACTCCGCGCGTCGGGGCCCGCACCGGGGAGGGCGCGCGGCGCGGCGGCGGCCGGAGAGGAGCGGGGGCGGCGGAGGTgagcgcggggggcgggggcccggctctgcccgccccccgcccgccggcccgcTCCCCGCGGTCGCGCTGCCATAAATGGGTCCCGCAGCAGGCGGCGACGGCATCTGGCGGGCCGGGCGGCAGCTGGAGGCGCGGACCGGGGGCGGCGACTCAGGCGTCGGGGGACGCGGCGGGCGGCCGCGGCAAAGTGAAGTTCGGGGCTCAGGAGCCGACAGGGTCGCCCCGGCGGGGACGCGCGCAGGTCCGCGCGGCTGGTGCCCCCTCTGCCCGCGCTCCGGACCCGCCCCCGCAGCGGAGCGGCTTCTGTTTACTTTCGGTCGAGTTTTTCCTGCTCCGGGAAGGTGCCCAGGGCGGCTCCGGGCGGACGGTTACGCGCGGCGCCCCGCGCCCCTCTGCCGCCGCTGCCCGCACCCGCCAAGGGCGCGTCGGGCCGCCGGGACAGCGGCGGCCGGGGCGTCCCGGGGCGCGCTCACGGGCGTCCGTTTGTGCCCAGGTGATGACGGCGGCGGCATGGAGTTCCCGGAGCACGGCGGGCGGCTGCTGGGCCGCCTGAGGCAGCAGCGCGAGCTCGGCTTCCTCTGCGACTGCACCGTGCTGGTGGGCGACGCGCGCTTCCCGGCCCACCGCGCCGTGCTGGCCGCGTGCAGCGTCTACTTCCATCTTTTCTACAGGGACCGGCCCGCGGGCAGCCGCGACGCGGTGCGGCTCAACGGCGACATCGTCACGGCGCCTGCCTTCGGCCGCCTGCTGGACTTCATGTACGAGGGCCGCCTGGACCTGCGCGGCCTGCCTGTCGAGGACGTCCTGGCCGCCGCCAGCTACCTGCACATGTACGACATCGTCAAGGTCTGCAAGGGCCGGCTCCGGGGGGAGGGCCGCGCGCTGCCGCCGGAGACCCCCGCCGCCGGCGCCGAGCCGCCGAGCCGGCGCCCGTGCCCGCTGCCCGCCTGGGCCCCCGAGCTCTGCCCCGCCGCCCAGAAGGTCAGGCTGCCCGGGGCCGGCGTCAaggctgccctccctccacctgcacgGGGGCCTCCTCCCTGCCAGGCCCCGGGAGAGCCGGACGGGGCTCTGGACTTGTCGCTGAAGCCCGAGCGGAGGAGGGAGCCGGTCCGCCCGCCCTCCTGCGTCCTCCGGACACCGCCCTGCAGGCAGATGCAGCCGGGGGCGCGGCCGCCGGTGAAGGACGAGCGGGACTCGCTGTCGGAACGGGACAGCTTTGGCCCTCCGAGCCCCCACGGCCCCCTGCAGCCACCCTGCGCTCCGGCAGCGAGGCGCCTGGCGGGGGCCTTGGAGCCGCTGCCCGCCAGTGGGGTGGGCAGCCGGGAGCCGGCGCTGGACGCGGAGCGGAGCGCCGTCGCGGACGAGCTGGCGCGCGGCGGCCGCCGCCTCCGCAGGTGCCCGCTGTGCAGCAAGCTGTTCCCCAGCGCCCGCGTGTTGCAGCTACACCTCAGCGCCCACTTTCGAGAGCGGGACGGCGCTCGAGCCCGGCTGTCGCCCGACGGCGCCGCGCCCACCTGCCCGCTCTGCGGGAAGACCTTCTCCTGCGCGTACACGCTGAAGCGGCACGAGCGCACGCACTCGGGCGAGAAGCCCTACACGTGCGTGCAGTGCGGCAAGAGCTTCCAGTACTCGCACAACCTGAGCCGCCACGCCGTGGTGCACACCCGCGAGAAGCCGCACGCCTGCCGCTGGTGCGAGCGCCGCTTCACGCAGTCGGGGGACCTTTACCGCCACGTCCGCAAGTTCCACTGCGGCCTGGTGTGACGCGTGCGCCGCGGCGGGGCGGcggtgggaggggcccagagcGGGCGGGTGGAAGTCCCTGAGGCTGGGTCCGCCTGCGGGAAGAGCCCCCCTGCGCCCCAGAAAGGTGGCCTCGGACTCAGAGTGGCTCTGCAGCCCCCCTCCTTGTCCCCAGACCCCACCTTGTGCCCCGACTGCgactctgtcttcctctccaggTGGTTCTGGGGCTGTCTCAAGGTCCCCCAAGCTTGGCTCACCTGCCTCGCAGGGGGACAGCCCATCTGTCCGACCTTGGGGGCTTCCCTGGCCACCTCACTGTCATGTTCAGGGGACCCTGGTGAGCCTTGCTCCACCCAGTGAAGGGTGCGGGTCACAGAAGTTGTGGGTATGAGaccccagggtgggagggggctccaCAGGGCCATCGGGGCGGAGATGGTGCCGCAGGGGGTGCAGTCCCCGTGGGGACATCTGGGCAGCAGAAGCTGGACGGCCGTGGAGGCCCCGGCCGTGGTGGCAGGCAGCCGTGGTCCTGGCCCCACCATAACGCAGTCGGAAAGAGTCACAAATTAGAAACAATTTTCTGGGTGCTGAGCCTCCAGAGGAGGCCGATGCCCGCCGATGGCGGTGGGGCCGTGAGCGATGGGCCGTGCCACTCCCCTGCCTGGATGCAGCGTCCAGGCGCCTCTGAGCTTCCCCAGGGTGGCCGCCGCCGCTGGGCTCGGCGGGGCTGGCCCTGCAGGTCACCGGTCCGTGCCTGGGGCTGCCTCTCACTCCCGGAGCGGGGGCCGGGGCTGCCCTCCGCCCGAGCGCAGGGCTTGGAGCCGTTCCTGTCCCTGGAGTGGGGTCCCCTTCTCCGAGGTGGGACCTGCCCAAAGCCCGCCGTGGTggcgcagccccgccccccacgcacGGCCCCAGGCAGCCAAAGCTGCTGGAACGTGGCAGGCACCGTACTGGCGTCTCGCTGGggccgccctgccctgcctgccagcccGCAGAGCAGCCTTGCTGCTGGAACCTCTGGCTgcaggggggggagggggcagcagccccaggctgtGGGGCTGGTGCAGGTGGCAGGGCCGCAGGGGCCCCTGGTGCCCCTGACCCCAGGAGCTGTTTCTGCTGTGACCAGACGTGGGGCCAGGACAGAGTCCGGCCGGGTTTACGTTGTCTTTCCTTCTCCTGACGATACTTGATGTTGTATTTATTTGTCTCCCCGGTGTGGAGGGAAGGGCCTTCCCAGCAGGTGGACGGGGGGCTCAGGATCCCACAGGCGTGGGGCCCCCGTGTGTGGCTGCCCCTCCTGATGGCCGGGGCTCGGAAGCCCGGACTGCCCGCGAGCagagagctgggggcgggggccgtgtgtgtgtgtgtgcacgtgtgtgtgtgagtg from Phyllostomus discolor isolate MPI-MPIP mPhyDis1 chromosome 1, mPhyDis1.pri.v3, whole genome shotgun sequence encodes:
- the ZBTB42 gene encoding zinc finger and BTB domain-containing protein 42 produces the protein MGPAAGGDGIWRAGRQLEARTGGGDSGVGGRGGRPRQSEVRGSGADRVAPAGTRAGPRGWCPLCPRSGPAPAAERLLFTFGRVFPAPGRCPGRLRADGYARRPAPLCRRCPHPPRARRAAGTAAAGASRGALTGVRLCPGDDGGGMEFPEHGGRLLGRLRQQRELGFLCDCTVLVGDARFPAHRAVLAACSVYFHLFYRDRPAGSRDAVRLNGDIVTAPAFGRLLDFMYEGRLDLRGLPVEDVLAAASYLHMYDIVKVCKGRLRGEGRALPPETPAAGAEPPSRRPCPLPAWAPELCPAAQKVRLPGAGVKAALPPPARGPPPCQAPGEPDGALDLSLKPERRREPVRPPSCVLRTPPCRQMQPGARPPVKDERDSLSERDSFGPPSPHGPLQPPCAPAARRLAGALEPLPASGVGSREPALDAERSAVADELARGGRRLRRCPLCSKLFPSARVLQLHLSAHFRERDGARARLSPDGAAPTCPLCGKTFSCAYTLKRHERTHSGEKPYTCVQCGKSFQYSHNLSRHAVVHTREKPHACRWCERRFTQSGDLYRHVRKFHCGLV